GTGGACCACACCCACAGCGTCACCGATCTGGTGCGACTGGGCGCCGACGTGGAGCGGGCGGTGCTGTCGCGGGCGGTTCAGTGGCACTGCCAGGACCGGGTGATCCGGGTGGGCAACGAGACGGTGGTGCTCTAAGCGGCTCCGCAGTTGACATCTGTCAAGTACGGTGTTGCCCATGGCTGTCCAGGACTTGTTTTCGAACGTGCCGACGTCCACCGCGCAGGCCTGTGAGATCTTCGACGCCGCCGAGGCGGTCGATCCCGATTTCATGGTCGGGACCTGGCATGGGTTCGAGCTGCCGACCGGCCACCCGCTGGATGGACTGTTGGCGGCCACCGGCTGGTGGGGCAAGCAGTTCGTCGATGCCGAGACGGTTCATCCGCTGCTGTTCCCCACCCGTGACGGGGCCGCGCTGTGGGCGTTCAACCCGGTGCTGGCGTTCAGTGTTCTGGGACTCGCCACGAAGGTGCCTGCGCTGAAGAACCGCTCATTCCTCGGGCAGATCAACGCGTTGCAGCCACTACTGCGGACCCGTTCGCCCCGGGCCCGGCTGCGCACCACCAGATACCGCGGAGTCGACAGCGCCACGATGGTCTATGACCAGGCGCCGGTCAACGATGTCTTCCGCCGGCTCTCCGATGACGCCGTGATCGGCGCGATGGACCTGCGGGGCTCGTCCCGACCTTACTTCTTCGTGTTGTGCCGCGACGATTCGCTCAAATTGGCCTAACCACGGGCGATTTCGCCGGCGTCGTGCCACGCATTGCGCTCCGCGGTGAACGCGGCGACCTGTTGGTCGCGGAATCCTGCGATGCTTTCGGCGTGGTCGGCCAGGAATCGCTGGTAGGCCGGCAGTGAGAATTCACCGTCGGTGATCTCCACCCGGCCACGCCCGGCCGCCATGTCGGCACGCAGTTCCAGGAGCTCCTCGGCTCCGACCGGATAGAAGCTGATGCGGTCGAAGTAGCGCAGCAGCCACGGGGTTTCGGGATCGAACAGGCCCACGGTGGCGTGCCGGTGGTTCCACACCTGGGTGGTGCGTCCGACGAACTGGTAGCCGCCGGGTCCCTCGATGCCGTAGATGCACAGGTAGGCGCCACCGATCCCGACGGCGTTCTCCGGGGTCCAGGTGCGGGCCGGGTTGTATTTGGTGGTCACCAGCCGGTGTCTGGGGTCCAGCGGGGTGGCCACCGGCGCGCCGAGGTAGATGTCGCCCAGGCCCAGCACCAGGTACTGGGCGTCGAACACGATGTCGTACACCTGCGCGATGTCATCGAGCCCGTTGATGCGCCGGATGAACTCGATATTGGATGGGCACCACGGCGCGTCGGGCCGAACGCCGTACATGTAGCGGCGAATGGCCTCGTGGGTGCCGGGGTCGTCCCAACTGAGCGGTAGCCGCACCGAGCGGCTCGGCACCACCAGTTCATCGCAGGGCGGCAGCGCATCGTCGATGGCGGCCACTTCGTCGATCACCTCGGCGCACGAGAACTGCTCGGGGTCGAACTGGATCTGCAGTGATCGCACCCCGGGGGTCAGTTCGGTCAGGCCGGGCAGCCCCCGTTCACGGAGTTGGTCATAGAGCACCTGTACCCGCGCCCGCAACGCCAAATCCAGTGTCATCGGCCCGTATTCGAGCAGAACTCCGCTGTCACCGGAGCGCCGTAGGGTAACGGCCGTCCCGTCGCGGCCGGTGTAGCGCTGCAACACTCCGTCGTCGCCGTCGCCTGCGCGAGAGACCACGACGGGCAAGGCTGCGCGACGTTGCACGCTCAACGCTGCCGTCGGTGGGGCGTAGTCGGCGCGGATCGGTACCAGCCGCACGGTGTCGCCGGGCGAGAGCTGGCCCAGTTTCCATCGGTCGCCGCGTACCACCGTCACCGGGCAGACGAATCCGCCCAGGCTGGGCCCGTCGGGACCGAGCAGGATCGGGGTGTCACCGGTGAAGTCCAGTGCACCGATGCTGTACGCGGTGTCGTGAATGTTGGACGGGTGTAGGCCGGCATCGCCGCCGTCGGGGCGGGCCCATCGTGGTTTCGGCCCGACGAGCCGCACGCCGGTGCGGTCGGAGTTGAAGTGCACGGTGTAGTCGGTGGTGGTCAGGGTGGTCATGTCGGCGCGGGTCATGAACTCCGGCGCCGCATGCGGCCCTTCGGTCACCGCGAGCTCCCAGTGCCGCCCGATGCTGGGCTGGATCTGACTGGGGGCGCGGGTGAGGGTCGGTGGGGCGCCGTCGCGGCCGACGGCGCTGAGGCGATCCGATTCGCGCAGTGCCCGTCCGTGATGTCCGCCGAACACACCTTGGGTGAAGGTTGCTGCACTGCCCAGGAATTCCGGCGCGGCGATGCCTCCCTCGATCAGCACGTAGCAGCGCATTCCAGGACCTGCAATGGTGCCGACCTCGAGCAGTCCACCGGCGGGTATCCGCACCGACTGCCATTGCGGAACTGCGACACCGTCGAGGCTGACCGGTACCGCGGCACCGGTGACGCATACCCAGGCGGGGCTCGAAAAGCGCAGGGCGGGACCCGCCTTGGTGCATTCCAAGCCGGCCGCACCTTCGGGATTGCCCAGGACCTGGTTGCCGATTCGAAACGACAGGTCGTCCATCGGACCGGACGGCGGCACCCCGACATGCCAGTAGCCGACGCGCCCGGGCCAGTCCTGCACCGTGGTGAACATGCCCGGGGAGACCACCTCGATGCCGATCATGTTCGGCTGATCACCATCCGCACCGGTGTCGGGGCAAAGCCGTTGCACGGGTTGTTGATCTGCGGGCAGTTCGACACCAGCACCAGGGTGTCGGTCTCCGCACGCAGCGTCAGGCTCTTGCCCGGGGCCGAGAGACCGTCGACGATGCCCAGCGTGCCGTCGGCTTCGACGGGGACGTTCATGAACCAGTTGATGTTGGAGACGATGTCGCGTTTACCCAGGCCCCACCGGGCCCCCTCGGCGAGGAAATTCTCCACGCAGGCGTGCTGGTGGGCGGTGTGGTGCCCGTAGCGCAGGGTGTTGGATTCCTGCGAGCAGGCTCCGGCGATGGTGTCGTGGTTGCCGACGTCGTCGGCGACGACGGTCATCAGGGCGGTGCCGTCGGCGCTGCGCAGCACCGAGCCGGTGCTCAAGAAGATGTTGCGCGCGGCGGCGACGGTGGCCTGGGCGCTGTACCGGCGGGTGTGGTCGGCGGCGTCGTAGAGCAGGCAGTCCACCGCCTGGTTTCCGTGCAGATCGATGATCTGCAGCAGATCTCCGGCGCGCACCACTGCCGACCAGGGCGCCCGGGCCGCCACCACCGGATCGGAGATGAGCTGCGAGGCCTGAGATGGGCTGGTCATGAGCACTCCCCCGTTCCAGCGGCCCAGGCCGCCTCGGTGTTCTGCACCGCGCGTAGGTATTCCGGATCTTGGTTGACCAGGTCGGCCAACTGCTCGCCAGCCCGCCAGGCAACTACGTCCAATGCCGTTGCAGGCGGGTCGGGATCCAGCGGGTGCGCGGCATTGGCGACCACCAGCACAACCGGAAGGTGGATCAGCAGGTCGATCGCTGCGCCGGGTCCCGCGGATCCGGTGAATTCCAGTGCCCCGCTGACCGGATCGACGCGAACACCGCGGAACAGCGACACCGACGGTGCCACATCTCGAATTCCCATGCCGTGCTTGATCGCGCCCAACAGCAGCAGTTGCCGGCCAGTGGCGTCCGGGCCGCAGAGCATGTCGTGGTGCCCCGAGGAGTCGGCGACGACGGTGGCCAGCACGCGGCCCTGATCGGACAACAGCGGATGGCCGACACCGAGGTAGGCCTGCCACGGGACCTTCATGGTGTCGGCGACATTGAGCCGTTCCCAGGGCGCTTCGGCGCGGAACAGCAACAGATTCGCGCACGCGCCGCCCTCGGTATCGACCAGCCGTATCCGGCTGCCGCGGGCCAGCACCTTGGTGGCGTAACCGCTCGCCGGGATCGACTCGGCCCAGATCATCGTCGCCGTGTCGACGCCGTCCGGGGCCGCCGGGATGCGCATCGACGCGTCCTGCGCCTGAGCGCGCGCGTGGAGGCGGGCGCCGTCGGTGGAATCGGTGCGTGGGTTGTCCATGACCAGGAAGCTAGCACATTTTCTATCAACTGATAGTTTTTAGTGCGCCGGGCCTGCGCGCGTGATAGGCAGTAAGGCGTGCAGACCGATCGACGAGGACGTCCCCGGCTGGTGGCTTCCAGCAGGCCCGGGCGTAGCGCGCGCGATGAGATCCTCGATGCCGCGGCGGAGCTGTTCACCACCGTCGGCTACGCCGCCACCTCGACCCGGCGCATCGCCGAGAGCGTCGGGATTCGCCAGGCCTCGCTGTATCACCACTTCGCCGCCAAGGACGACATCCTCGACGCCCTACTGGCCGACACCGTCGAGAACTCCGTGCAGCTGGCCGCCGAGCTCCTGGCCGAAACAGGGCCCAGCGCTCCCCGGTTACACGCGCTCGTCGTCGCCGATACCGCGCAACTGTGCGGCGGTGCCTGGAATCTGGGCACGTTGTATCTGCTCCCGGAGCTTCGCCTCGAGCGCTTCGCCGCCTTTCGACAGCGCCGCGGCGAGTTACGCAGCCACTACCAAGAGCTGTCGCGCGCGGTGATCGCCGAGTATGACGGTCCCGCGGATGCCGACGACCTGGCGTTCCGGTTGGTGGAGGCGGTGATCAACCGCCGCTCCGACGACGGCTCCTGCCCGCCGGATCATCCGTGGACCATTGCCGAAGCGGCGTTACGGATGTTGGGCTGCACCAGGGGTTTCACCGCGATGCGCGCCTCGACCGACCACCGCTTGGGGCGGCAGCCTCAGTAGGCGGCGTCGGTTCAGCGCGCGGCCAGCTTGGCGGCCAACCTGCGGTTCACCGGTTCGGGCAACAGGTCGGAGACATCACCGCCCATCGATGCCACTTCCTTTGCCAGCGACGACGACACGAACGAATACCGCGGTGCGGTCGCCACGAAAAACGTGTCGACACCCGCGATGTGCTTGTTCATCTGGGCCATCTGCAGCTCGTACTCGAAGTCGGTGCCGGTGCGCAGACCCTTGACGATCGCGGTCAGCCCCCGCTCCCGGACGAAGTCGACCACCAAGCCCTGACCCGACTCCGCGCGCACATTGGGCAGATGCGCGGTGGCTTCGGCGATCATCTCGAGTCGCTCGTCCAGGGTGAACATGCCCTTTTTAGACGGATTGACCAGAACGGCGGCCACCACCTCGTCGAACTGGGCGGCCGCGCGCTCCAGGATGTCGACATGTCCCAACGTCACCGGGTCGAAGGAACCGGGGCATACCGCGCCACTCATGTGCGCTGACGCTACACGTCAGGTGCGGACAGCTCGGCCAGCTCCAGGCGGGTGTCGCCGTAACGGCGCGAGGGCCAGGCTTCCCAGCCCTGCGGCCAGGCCACCGCGGGGCTGGAGGTGGCCCGTTCAATCACCACGACGGTGCCCGGGCCCGCCCAACCGCCGGCGGTCAACAACCCCGGCAACGCGTCGATCGCGGCCGCATCGACCTCGTAGGGCGGATCGGCCAGCACCAGGTCCACCGGTGTCTCGGTACCCCCGGCCAGAACCGCGGCCACCGTGCCGCGGCGCAGCACGGCACCGGCCAGCCCCAGTGCGGCAATATTGGCGGCCAGTACCTCGGCGGCGCGGCGGTCCGATTCGACGAACAGTGCCGATGCGGCGCCGCGAGACAGCGCCTCCAAACCGAGCGCCCCCGACCCCGCGTAGAGGTCCAACACCGACATTCCGGTCAGGTCCATCCGGGAATCGAGCACATTGAACAGCGCCTCGCGCACCCGATCTGTGGTTGGCCGGGTGCCGCGCGGCGGCACGGCGAGGCGTCGCCCACCGGCTGCGCCCCCGACGATGCGAGTCAGCTCAGCACCACCAGCAGGTCTCCGCCTTCGACCTGTGCGGTCTCGGCAACGGCGATCCGCGCGACGGTGCCGTCGGCCGGTGCGGTGATGGCCGCCTCCATCTTCATCGCCTCGATGGTGGCCACGGTCTGTCCGGCGCTGACCTTCTCCCCCTCGGCCACCCCGATGGTGACCACACCGGCAAACGGGGCCGCGACATGGCCCGGCTTGGTGCGGTCGGCCTTTTCGGCAATCGGCACTTCGCTGGCGATGCTACGGTCACGGACCTCGACCGGTCGCAGTTGACCGTTGATGATGCACATGACGGTCCGCATGCCGCGTTCGTCCGGCTCGGAGATGGCCTCGAGCCCGATCAGCAGCTCCACCCCACGCTCCAGCTTGACCCGGTGCTCCTCGCCTTGACGCAGCCCATAGAAGAACTGGTTGGCCGACAATCGCGAGATGTCGCCGTAGAGTTCCCGATGCGACTCGAATTCCTTTGTGGGGCCGGGGAACAGCAGGCGGTTGAGGCGGGCCTGGCGTTGCGGGCCAGACTTTGCCAACACCGCCTCGTCATCGGCCGAGAGCTGCTGCATCTCCCGTGCTGGGCCGCGACCCTCCAGGGCCTTGGTCCGCAACGGCTCCGGCCAGCCACCGGCCGGGTCGCCCAGCTCGCCGCGCAGGAAGCCGATCACCGAGTCCGGGATATCGACTCGGGACGGGTCGGCGGCGAACTCGTCGGCGCTCACGCCGGCACCGACCAGGGCCAGCGCCAGATCGCCGACCACCTTCGAGCTCGGGGTCACCTTGATCAGCCGACCGAGTACGGCATCCGCGGCGGCGTAGTTGTTCTCGACGTCCTCGAACCGGTCCGCCAGCCCCAGTGCCTTGGCCTGCTGGTGCAGGTTGGACAGCTGGCCACCGGGAATCTCGTGGCGGTATACCCGCCCGGTCGGTGCGGCCAGCCCGGACTCGAACGGCGCGTATACCTTTCGCAGCGCTTCCCAGTAAGGCTCCAGGTCGCCCACCGCGTCCAGCGAGATCCCGGTGTCGTAGTCGGTCTGGGCCGCCGCGGCGATGATCGAACTCAGTGCCGGTTGGCTGGTGGTGCCCGCCAGGGGCGCCGCGGCGCCGTCGACGGCGTCCGCCCCGGCCTGCCAGGCGGCAACGTAGCTGGCCAGCTGACCACCCGCGGTATCGTGGGTGTGTACGTGGATGGGCAGATCGAAGCGATTGCGCAACGCGCTCACCAATGTGGTTGCCGCGGAGGGGCGCAACAGGCCGGCCATGTCCTTGATCGCCAGCACGTGGGCGCCGGCGTTCACGATCTGCTCGGCGAGCCGCAGGTAATAGTCCAGGGTGTAGAGCGTTTCACCCGGACTGCTCAGATCGCCGGTGTAACACATGGCGACTTCGGCTACCGCACTGCCGGTTTCACGCACTGCGTCAATGGCCGGAAGCATCGAGTCGACGTTGTTGAGCGCGTCGAAGATCCGGAAGATGTCGATACCGGTCTCGGTCGCCTCCTGGACGAACGCAGAGGTCACCAACTCCGGATATGGGGTATACCCGACCGTGTTGCGCCCGCGCAGCAGCATCTGCAGACAGATGTTGGGCAGCGCCTCGCGCAGCGCGGCCAGCCGCTCCCAAGGGTCTTCCTTCAAAAACCGCAGCGCCACATCGTATGTCGCGCCGCCCCAGCACTCGACCGACAGCAGTTGCGACATGGTGTGGGCCACGTACGGCGCCACCTTGACCAACCCACTGGTGCGCACCCGGGTGGCCAACAGCGACTGGTGGGCGTCCCGGAACGTGGTGTCGGTGACCCCGACCGCACGCGACTCCCGCAGCCAGCGGGCGAACCCCTCTGGTCCCAGCTCGACCAGCCGTTGTTTGGAACCCGCCGGCGGCGGCACCGACAGATCCAGCTCGGGCAGCTTGTCCCGCGGGTACACCGCCGACGGCCGGGTGCCGTGCGGGCTGTTGACGGTGATATCCGCCAGGTAGTTCAAGATCTTGGTGCCGCGGTCGGCCGAGGAACGCGCGGTCAGCAGCTGTGGGCGCTCGTCGATGAACGAGGTGGTGATGCGCCCGGCGGAGAAGTCCGGGTCATCGAGTACGGCTTGCAGGAACGGGATGTTGGTGGCGACCCCACGGATCCGGAATTCCGCGATCGCCCGGCGCGCCCGCTTCACCGCGGTGGGGAAATCCTTACCGCGACAGGTCAACTTGACCAGCATCGAATCGAAGTGCGCGCTGATCTCCGCACCGAGGTTGGTGCCGCCATCCAGCCGGATGCCCGCCCCGCCCGGGCTGCGGTAGGCGCTGATACGTCCGGTGTCGGGCCGGAATCCGTTGGCCGGGTCTTCGGTGGTGATCCGGCATTGCAGCGCCGCCCCATGCAGGGTGATCGATTCCTGCGAGAGGCCCAGGTCCGCCAGCGACTCACCGGCGGCGATCCGCAGTTGGGATGACACCAGATCGACGTCGGTGATCTCTTCGGTGACGGTGTGCTCCACCTGGATGCGCGGGTTCATCTCGATGAACACATGGTGGCCGCGCTCGTCGACCAAGAACTCCACGGTTCCCGCGCAGGTGTAGCCGATATGGCGCGCGAATGCCACGGCATCCGTGCAGATCTTCTCGCGCAGAGCCGGATCGAGATTGGGCGCCGGCGCCAATTCGACGACTTTCTGATGCCGGCGCTGCACGCTGCAGTCACGCTCGTAGAGGTGGATCACGTTGCCGTGGTTGTCGGCCAGGATCTGCACCTCGATGTGGCGCGGGTTGAGTACCGCCTGCTCGAGGTAGACGTGCGGATCGCCGAACGCCGAATCCGCTTCTCGACTGGCCGCTTCGACCGCGTCTGCCAGCGCGTCGATGTCGGCGACCCGGCGCATCCCGCGCCCACCGCCACCGGCGACCGCCTTGACGAACAGCGGGAACGTCATGTCTTGGGCGGCGGCGAGCAGTTCCTCGACCGAGGACGAGGGCGCCGACGACGCCAGCACGGGCAGTCCCGCCTCCCGCGCGGCGGCTACCGCGCGAGACTTGTTGCCGGCCAGCGCCAGCACTGCCGCGCTGGGACCGACGAAGGTGATGCCCGCATCCGCACAGGCCTGCGCCAGTCGGGGATTTTCCGAAAGGAAACCGTAGCCGGGGTACATGGCGTCAGCTCCGCAACGTAGCGCGGTGCCGACGATCTCGTCGACTGACAGGTACGCGCGTACCGGATGGCCTTCTTCGCCGATCTGGTAGGACTCGTCGGCCTTGAGCCGGTGCAGCGAGTTGCGGTCCTCATACGGGTAGACCGCCACTGTGCCGACCCCGAGTTCGACGGCGGCCCGGAACGCGCGGACAGCGATCTCTCCGCGGTTGGCAACCAGCACTTTGGAGATCACAATCCACCCCTACAGCAGCGTTATCCAGTAATCCTGAAACCGAATAAATATCAACAGGAATAACGCGATAAACCATAACGCAGCGATGGTCCAACGCCAGCGGTGCAAATGCTGCAAATTTTTGCGTATACCACCCTGCTCAGATGCTAGGGCTGCGAATATCACCAGCAGGCACAGCGTGACCGCCCACACCACCATGCAATACGGGCACAGCGCGCCGATCCGGTACAGGCTCTGGAAGATCAGCCAGTGCACGAACCCGGCGCCGACCAGCGTACCCAGCGTCAACCCAGTCCAATACCACTGCGGCAATGGAACTTTCGCGACGGCCAATACCCCGGTGACGACCACCACGCTGAAGGCGATGATCCCCATCAGCGGGTTGGGGAACCCCAGCACGGAAGCCTGCGGGGTGACCATCACCGATCCGCAGGACAGTACGGGGTTGAGGTTGCACGACGGCACGTAGCCGGAGTCCGTGAGCAGCTTGATCTTCTCGACGGTCAGCGTGACCGAGGCAGCCAACCCGATGACTCCGCCGATCAGCACCGCCCAGGCTCGGGCCGGCGCGACCGGCACTACCTGGGCGGGCGATTCGACCGCCGGAGCCGTGATGGTCACGACTGCTGGGCCGGCACAGCCATGCCCGGGACGTCGCCGACGATCTCGCGGATCTTGGAGACCAGGGCCTCCGGAGTCGAGGGGCGGTAGTCCTCGCCATTGATCCGCAGCGTGGGCGTGGCGTGAATGCCCCCGGCGGCAGCCATACCGCCGACCATCTTGAGGTACTTGCCGCTGTTGATGCACGCCGGAACACCGCCTGCGGCGCCGGCTTGGCGGGCCAGCTCGATCAGGCGCTTGTTGTCGGGGAACTCCGTGCCGATCTCCGAGGGCTGCAGCTGCTCGGTGTATAGCGCGGTGTGGAACCGGCGGAAGGCGTCGTTGTTCTCGTCGGCGACGCAGTAGGCCGCAGCTCCGGCGCGCGAGGAGTAGTCATCGTTCTGCGGCCGGTCCAGGATCGCGACCATGTGGTAGTCGGCGGCAATCGC
The window above is part of the Mycolicibacter sp. MU0102 genome. Proteins encoded here:
- a CDS encoding 5-oxoprolinase/urea amidolyase family protein, giving the protein MIGIEVVSPGMFTTVQDWPGRVGYWHVGVPPSGPMDDLSFRIGNQVLGNPEGAAGLECTKAGPALRFSSPAWVCVTGAAVPVSLDGVAVPQWQSVRIPAGGLLEVGTIAGPGMRCYVLIEGGIAAPEFLGSAATFTQGVFGGHHGRALRESDRLSAVGRDGAPPTLTRAPSQIQPSIGRHWELAVTEGPHAAPEFMTRADMTTLTTTDYTVHFNSDRTGVRLVGPKPRWARPDGGDAGLHPSNIHDTAYSIGALDFTGDTPILLGPDGPSLGGFVCPVTVVRGDRWKLGQLSPGDTVRLVPIRADYAPPTAALSVQRRAALPVVVSRAGDGDDGVLQRYTGRDGTAVTLRRSGDSGVLLEYGPMTLDLALRARVQVLYDQLRERGLPGLTELTPGVRSLQIQFDPEQFSCAEVIDEVAAIDDALPPCDELVVPSRSVRLPLSWDDPGTHEAIRRYMYGVRPDAPWCPSNIEFIRRINGLDDIAQVYDIVFDAQYLVLGLGDIYLGAPVATPLDPRHRLVTTKYNPARTWTPENAVGIGGAYLCIYGIEGPGGYQFVGRTTQVWNHRHATVGLFDPETPWLLRYFDRISFYPVGAEELLELRADMAAGRGRVEITDGEFSLPAYQRFLADHAESIAGFRDQQVAAFTAERNAWHDAGEIARG
- a CDS encoding urea amidolyase associated protein UAAP2 yields the protein MTSPSQASQLISDPVVAARAPWSAVVRAGDLLQIIDLHGNQAVDCLLYDAADHTRRYSAQATVAAARNIFLSTGSVLRSADGTALMTVVADDVGNHDTIAGACSQESNTLRYGHHTAHQHACVENFLAEGARWGLGKRDIVSNINWFMNVPVEADGTLGIVDGLSAPGKSLTLRAETDTLVLVSNCPQINNPCNGFAPTPVRMVISRT
- a CDS encoding TetR/AcrR family transcriptional regulator, translated to MASSRPGRSARDEILDAAAELFTTVGYAATSTRRIAESVGIRQASLYHHFAAKDDILDALLADTVENSVQLAAELLAETGPSAPRLHALVVADTAQLCGGAWNLGTLYLLPELRLERFAAFRQRRGELRSHYQELSRAVIAEYDGPADADDLAFRLVEAVINRRSDDGSCPPDHPWTIAEAALRMLGCTRGFTAMRASTDHRLGRQPQ
- the coaD gene encoding pantetheine-phosphate adenylyltransferase — translated: MSGAVCPGSFDPVTLGHVDILERAAAQFDEVVAAVLVNPSKKGMFTLDERLEMIAEATAHLPNVRAESGQGLVVDFVRERGLTAIVKGLRTGTDFEYELQMAQMNKHIAGVDTFFVATAPRYSFVSSSLAKEVASMGGDVSDLLPEPVNRRLAAKLAAR
- a CDS encoding DsbA family protein codes for the protein MASKPKRPGASGLKAGDQKRNLAMQIGLVAIVVVFAVGLIGYIVVSNGHKKGAGAGEAIRVTSSKLVTKDGTDEPKAVLTFYEDFLCPACGNLERAFGPTVSRLIDSGAIAADYHMVAILDRPQNDDYSSRAGAAAYCVADENNDAFRRFHTALYTEQLQPSEIGTEFPDNKRLIELARQAGAAGGVPACINSGKYLKMVGGMAAAGGIHATPTLRINGEDYRPSTPEALVSKIREIVGDVPGMAVPAQQS
- a CDS encoding vitamin K epoxide reductase family protein — its product is MTITAPAVESPAQVVPVAPARAWAVLIGGVIGLAASVTLTVEKIKLLTDSGYVPSCNLNPVLSCGSVMVTPQASVLGFPNPLMGIIAFSVVVVTGVLAVAKVPLPQWYWTGLTLGTLVGAGFVHWLIFQSLYRIGALCPYCMVVWAVTLCLLVIFAALASEQGGIRKNLQHLHRWRWTIAALWFIALFLLIFIRFQDYWITLL
- the rsmD gene encoding 16S rRNA (guanine(966)-N(2))-methyltransferase RsmD; this encodes MTRIVGGAAGGRRLAVPPRGTRPTTDRVREALFNVLDSRMDLTGMSVLDLYAGSGALGLEALSRGAASALFVESDRRAAEVLAANIAALGLAGAVLRRGTVAAVLAGGTETPVDLVLADPPYEVDAAAIDALPGLLTAGGWAGPGTVVVIERATSSPAVAWPQGWEAWPSRRYGDTRLELAELSAPDV
- a CDS encoding DUF1989 domain-containing protein; this encodes MDNPRTDSTDGARLHARAQAQDASMRIPAAPDGVDTATMIWAESIPASGYATKVLARGSRIRLVDTEGGACANLLLFRAEAPWERLNVADTMKVPWQAYLGVGHPLLSDQGRVLATVVADSSGHHDMLCGPDATGRQLLLLGAIKHGMGIRDVAPSVSLFRGVRVDPVSGALEFTGSAGPGAAIDLLIHLPVVLVVANAAHPLDPDPPATALDVVAWRAGEQLADLVNQDPEYLRAVQNTEAAWAAGTGECS
- a CDS encoding DUF4334 domain-containing protein, with translation MAVQDLFSNVPTSTAQACEIFDAAEAVDPDFMVGTWHGFELPTGHPLDGLLAATGWWGKQFVDAETVHPLLFPTRDGAALWAFNPVLAFSVLGLATKVPALKNRSFLGQINALQPLLRTRSPRARLRTTRYRGVDSATMVYDQAPVNDVFRRLSDDAVIGAMDLRGSSRPYFFVLCRDDSLKLA
- a CDS encoding pyruvate carboxylase; this translates as MISKVLVANRGEIAVRAFRAAVELGVGTVAVYPYEDRNSLHRLKADESYQIGEEGHPVRAYLSVDEIVGTALRCGADAMYPGYGFLSENPRLAQACADAGITFVGPSAAVLALAGNKSRAVAAAREAGLPVLASSAPSSSVEELLAAAQDMTFPLFVKAVAGGGGRGMRRVADIDALADAVEAASREADSAFGDPHVYLEQAVLNPRHIEVQILADNHGNVIHLYERDCSVQRRHQKVVELAPAPNLDPALREKICTDAVAFARHIGYTCAGTVEFLVDERGHHVFIEMNPRIQVEHTVTEEITDVDLVSSQLRIAAGESLADLGLSQESITLHGAALQCRITTEDPANGFRPDTGRISAYRSPGGAGIRLDGGTNLGAEISAHFDSMLVKLTCRGKDFPTAVKRARRAIAEFRIRGVATNIPFLQAVLDDPDFSAGRITTSFIDERPQLLTARSSADRGTKILNYLADITVNSPHGTRPSAVYPRDKLPELDLSVPPPAGSKQRLVELGPEGFARWLRESRAVGVTDTTFRDAHQSLLATRVRTSGLVKVAPYVAHTMSQLLSVECWGGATYDVALRFLKEDPWERLAALREALPNICLQMLLRGRNTVGYTPYPELVTSAFVQEATETGIDIFRIFDALNNVDSMLPAIDAVRETGSAVAEVAMCYTGDLSSPGETLYTLDYYLRLAEQIVNAGAHVLAIKDMAGLLRPSAATTLVSALRNRFDLPIHVHTHDTAGGQLASYVAAWQAGADAVDGAAAPLAGTTSQPALSSIIAAAAQTDYDTGISLDAVGDLEPYWEALRKVYAPFESGLAAPTGRVYRHEIPGGQLSNLHQQAKALGLADRFEDVENNYAAADAVLGRLIKVTPSSKVVGDLALALVGAGVSADEFAADPSRVDIPDSVIGFLRGELGDPAGGWPEPLRTKALEGRGPAREMQQLSADDEAVLAKSGPQRQARLNRLLFPGPTKEFESHRELYGDISRLSANQFFYGLRQGEEHRVKLERGVELLIGLEAISEPDERGMRTVMCIINGQLRPVEVRDRSIASEVPIAEKADRTKPGHVAAPFAGVVTIGVAEGEKVSAGQTVATIEAMKMEAAITAPADGTVARIAVAETAQVEGGDLLVVLS